Proteins from one Sabethes cyaneus chromosome 2, idSabCyanKW18_F2, whole genome shotgun sequence genomic window:
- the LOC128736832 gene encoding uncharacterized protein LOC128736832 has product MDNKIQFVKCAQSNEPVPAIKPRVGTAGGIQGYLLEMKLLTHVMYQAKQTEQLCFHIASNVNSIGAFDDLVFISCTKPQSGFFLQAKCGKAMIDEDALFNKKGDFSLYKYLDSYRMIENAFEDFNVTCILYTTAGDKLNVNKKINAISSKPTVSKEQRLYDIDNLISIEVPSKSPTKFQLNKVQYLGRLTEMAAEYRLKNLAAELVKLSIDDSSAELEEIKAYEFILAEYVIDVQTKKIKKEFIDNNQKPWALLKEPMLASLQSKVLQEEESIRLLEAIVEEVSSETISKLILTDIKYNSDQERMELRRKFSVEHKDKLKAIKTFFNCKKVPKKTIDQAFELARKRQLESIKLTKLPDDFGKHDRSTSNNAERSAELAAKFVKVIEHVKGNKQIPMDQLVECFGGLDNITKLIGSLLVLDVKSKLFKFDLGSVTWKEFFEILKQKLEGLEQKLRGLEQKLKGLEQKLEGLEQKPEGLEQKLEGLEQKLVVQLDQIRFLDNVPGFPLVNDSDRKLAGQFIDKLWFYVNQADGDDLEKHLKFEIAQKYSNYDRNFFKLCFGADAILQNIYSKIQRWWINPKNDSTFGSGWLTKECEYFQEAKHELMKAPILNILDTWFSKCKHYSKLVEFSDDSLEVLKLKEPLVDTLNIITKNILLTSLKLRQYFAQKQDNCFFTTWSDVINNNLVKDIENELKNLNPCIVIIVKKEELLEFSSPYPFHTKCILVSEGPIKDVNSISDECRGLTDLTADSQDRILKSKTVNFQGEKVSLSHLIRTQELRKAIDSKTLEMLLAEEEIQIGKSLNDDIGYFIQRTFQRQTIFERHTLEKEDSGFLIVQSGDIDESKLKKNTDLVTISDDEEVFHVLSRKFTERNIHWFKEQDENLLWQKSNGHLSKLRDIASNLILDVDVQNDELGSVVMLAAEPGMGKSTMFSYLAKTVKQKTPTSWVANVCLREHSGLFLKWKTQPVTPIEAIHSILLRNGSEERLLGPALLEKEIFSYLWREKKIIIFLDGYDEISPNYEEEVFQVLTALKQHDIERSWIATRSNLQLELERRLNLFALSLKQFEKVDQTRFLEALWKKKDQTEDRLTNFCREILSRITSTIRDVKDRFVGIPLQLKMIALVFAQLCEEYCNSASKMTDEVLKSKLKENYNLIDLYKEFFRIKFVVVLNEEKEGVKSASVTMKQQLDTLLENATRNHRILAAVALLDKRFCKLFLSTQELSEAENLLQNISQEKTGIVYRVQDGQPVFVHQTFAEYFIVDYFWEKLTAKGHRKSELFMLTVILCEFIKYNKLEILRFFQQRATKELSRVKSPEGISSAIPRMCEIILTLHTWKAPMVLLEIVDSYISLMNNINTDPAPVFPWLMVDPTDYLFLFCVRNGLTNLIKCLDKTFDSWNVNALGRIFYEEPLAWTFDKPLGGKIAVLHVAADAGYLEMVEHFVAAGADIDVKCCRERTPLMYASRSGRLEIVEYLLKKSTYIVRTCDSEKLTALHYAAVAGHTQIVQKLLEAAKTEQDKPTCKMSDAPSCTTIERRIIDAENEYKNTALHMAAYNGRIEVMEELLTADLLINAVNSHGKTPLILSLEASHFNAAEYLLTKGADVAIADREGMTALHYAAAKGNVNLIEKLITAKTPVDGTDRRRPTPLMLSSKEGHRQAVDYLLGKNADVNAKALRQQTALHWAARNGHFEVVKILLNAGVQDKTGLVLLSKFYDVASLLTENQVNVDVIAVVNFAPLMKRTALHMAAYRGCVESIRNLVTAGANIDAVDENGKTALIILLENGFIQAANHLLTRNLDVNIADSQKQTPLHFATIKGLFEIVKVLVEEKDAQIDAADKYGRTALMLALDQDKHAVADYLLMKNADVNSTNAANETALYIVARKHRLDKIDKLLAKGASTSIDVITKYGETVVTCILAYFGQLPNTLLSKITDNVNSSKQIVLHFAAQKGCTDVIEKVFAQASVGALIDATNGSGQTALMLSLEAGHIGTAEYLLTKNPRIDIRCHYGRTALHYAAARGSIEMVEKLLNTGVQIDTTSTTGETALMLSLASNHLPLADYLLSRNARLDLVNSNGMTVLHYAAKSGHMTIVVKLVDAELDINATTGGGYTPLMLSLASNHLDVANYLLMHNARPDFVSSDGVTALHFVAKCGDMTIIEKLVDVKADVNATTSEGYTPLMFALQGGHLEAANYLLNNTSNIQAACPRGLNAFHLAAEKGFFAIAEGLVNAGIKIDSISNWAETPLLVALKNNCFDVAEFLLTKADNVDYLNSSIEFSGEEVSRICPPKILKMLTEKGVKLDVIYKNFTECLVRLLENGQHEDLDSILVAASHTHPIIKETESSSSSHLPLHIAAENGHIEVMKVLLAAYLQIDADTRSGKTALMLALQRGHLKAAECLLENGADVDALDSNRKVALHYAAEKGYSEIMDRLITTATSVDAFSRHRETALILSSKAGHVQTVEFLLGKNAKVNRMGSNRKTALHYAAEKGHLKIVQKLLTKEVADKTALVLLSRYFDVANLLREHQVDVNVRSSENQTALHYAASRGHVDSIRNLVAAGANINTTDEDGQTALMILLDKGFLDAANYLMMENVDVKVADSHGQTPLHFAAKKGLFEIFETLVDKGAEIDAADKNGKTALMLSLDRGFFDAADVLLENGASVSAVDSDKCTALHIAARKGFVNSIEKLLKKEAPIDAVTDYGKTALMLSIERGIRKAVHVLLDANADVNIEDSLKKTALHYAADEGFHDCIVRMVEAGALVDAATTNGEAARLLWSLKDHFNIAEYLLEKNAGIDAKNSDGRTALHYAAENGCVTIIEKLLKAEAQINATTTKNQTALMLALASNHLDVADTLLKHDARLDFVASNGMTMLHYAAKSGHMSTIKKLVDAGADVYATTSEGYTPLMLSLDANHLDVAHCLLMHDVRLDFVSSDKMTMLHYAAESGHMPTIKKLVDAGADFNATAGTGDTPLMLSLQSRQLEAAKYFVDKTTNIQAVNPRGLNALHFAAEQGYLPIVKKLVNRGMKVNNISKVCGTPFHLALKRNFFDVAEYLLMQTENADYLNSVVGCFEVTEKCPPKILQQLVEKGVIIDVIYKNCTDYLVQLLQNGQHADVDSILNAAALKALHSYLVKTTRGSS; this is encoded by the exons ATGGACAATAAAATACAATTTGTTAAGTGTGCACAATCCAATGAGCCTGTACCAGCAATCAAGCCTCGAGTTGGAACCGCTGGAGGTATACAGGGATACCTATTGGAGATGAAACTCCTCACACATGTTATGTACCAAGCAAAACAAACCGAACAATTGTGCTTTCACATAGCTTCGAACGTAAATTCAATCGGTGCATTTGACGATTTGGTGTTTATCAGCTGTACCAAACCCCAGTCGGGGTTCTTCTTGCAGGCAAAATGTGGAAAAGCTATGATTGACGAGGACGCCTTGTTCAATAAAAAAGGCGATTTCAGCCTGTACAAATATCTGGACAGTTACAGGATGATAGAAAACGCATTCGAAGACTTCAACGTGACCTGCATTCTGTACACTACTGCAGGGGACAAATTGAAtgtcaataaaaaaataaatgccATATCTTCGAAGCCCACAGTTTCAAAAGAGCAAAGATTGTACGATATAGATAACTTAATTTCAATTGAAGTTCCAAGTAAAAGTCCTACGAAGTTCCAATTAAATAAAGTTCAGTATCTGGGCCGTCTAACGGAGATGGCTGCTGAATATCGTCTAAAAAATCTAGCAGCTGAGCTCGTCAAACTTTCCATAGACGATAGCAGTGCCGAATTGGAAGAAATTAAAGCGTATGAGTTTATTTTGGCTGAATACGTTATAGATGTTCAAactaagaaaattaaaaaagaattcATTGACAACAATCAAAAACCATGGGCTCTTCTTAAAGAACCAATGCTGGCAAGTTTGCAGTCAAAGGTTCTGCAAGAAGAAGAAAGTATTAGATTGCTTgaagctatagttgaagaagTGTCGTCTGAAACGATAAGCAAGCTAATTTTAACGGATATAAAATATAACTCGGATCAGGAACGAATGGAACTACGAAGAAAGTTTTCCGTAGAGCATAAGGACAAACTGAAAGCGATTAAGACATTCTTCAACTGCAAAAAGGTTCCGAAGAAGACAATAGATCAAGCATTCGAGCTAGCAAGAAAACGTCAGTTGGAATCTATCAAACTCACAAAACTTCCCGatgattttggaaaacatgatCGTTCCACGAGTAATAATGCAGAGAGGTCTGCCGAATTGGCCGCAAAGTTCGTAAAAGTTATCGAACATGTCAAAGGTAACAAACAAATTCCAATGGACCAGTTGGTGGAGTGTTTCGGTGGTCTGGATAATATTACTAAACTAATAGGTAGTTTGCTAGTGCTAGATGTAAAAAGTAAATTGTTTAAGTTTGATCTTGGATCGGTGACATGGAAggaatttttcgaaattttaaaacaaaaactaGAAGGTTTAGAACAAAAACTAAGAGGTTTAGAACAAAAACTAAAAGGTTTAGAACAAAAACTAGAAGGTTTAGAACAAAAACCAGAAGGTTTAGAACAAAAACTAGAAGGTTTAGAACAAAAACTAGTAGTACAATTAGATCAAATTCGCTTCCTAGACAATGTACCAGGTTTTCCACTAGTTAACGATAGCGACAGGAAGTTAGCTGGACAATTTATCGATAAATTATGGTTTTATGTGAATCAAGCGGATGGAGATGATTTAGAAaaacatttgaaatttgaaatagcACAAAAGTATAGCAATTAtgatagaaatttttttaaactttgctTTGGAGCAGATGCAATTTTGCAAAATATATACTCTAAAATCCAACGCTGGTGGATAAATCCAAAGAATGACAGTACATTTGGTAGTGGATGGTTAACCAAAGAATGCGAATATTTCCAGGAGGCAAAACACGAACTGATGAAGGCACCGATATTGAATATATTGGATACCTGGTTCAGCAAGTGCAAACATTATTCAAAACTGGTTGAGTTTTCTGATGATTCTCTAGAAGTTTTGAAACTGAAAGAACCATTGGTAGATACTTTGAATATTATCACTAAGAATATTTTacttaccagtttaaaattacGTCAATATTTTGCACAAAAACAGGATAATTGTTTTTTTACTACATGGAGTGATGTTATCAACAACAACTTGGTAAAGGATATTGAAAATGAACTTAAAAATTTGAACCCATGCATAGTAATTATAGTTAAAAAGGAGGAACTTCTAGAATTTAGTTCGCCTTATCCGTTTCATACAAAATGCATTCTTGTGAGTGAAGGACCCATAAAAGATGTAAATTCTATTTCCGATGAGTGTAGAGGCTTAACTGATCTTACAGCTGATTCACAAGATCGTATTTTAAAAAGTAAAACCGTTAACTTCCAGGGTGAAAAAGTTTCTCTGAGTCACCTAATACGCACACAAGAGCTCAGAAAAGCGATTGATTCGAAAACGCTTGAGATGTTACTTGCTGAGGAGGAAATACAAATTGGTAAAAGTCTAAATGATGATATCGGCTATTTCATACAACGTACATTCCAGCGGCAAACAATATTTGAAAGGCATACTTTGGAAAAAGAAGATTCAGGGTTTCTCATAGTTCAGTCCGGTGACATCGATGAAAgtaaactaaagaaaaatacTGATTTAGTAACTATTTCCGATGATGAGGAAGTATTTCATGTTTTAAGTAGAAAATTCACGGAACGAAACATTCACTGGTTCAAGGAGCAAGACGAAAATTTACTGTGGCAAAAATCTAACGGCCATCTGTCTAAGCTTCGCGACATTGCATCGAACCTAATATTGGACGTCGACGTGCAGAATGACGAATTAGGATCGGTTGTAATGCTAGCTGCGGAACCTGGAATGGGAAAGTCCACAATGTTTTCATACTTGGCGAAAACAGTGAAACAGAAAACGCCGACTTCCTGGGTGGCCAATGTATGTCTTCGTGAACATTCGGGATTGTTCCTAAAATGGAAAACCCAACCCGTCACTCCAATCGAAGCGATTCACTCCATCCTACTTCGCAATGGAAGTGAAGAAAGGCTTCTCGGCCCGGCACTTTTGGAAAAAGAAATATTCAGTTATTTGTGGCGGGAAAAGAAGATTATAATATTTCTAGATGGGTACGATGAAATCAGCCCAAACTACGAGGAGGAAGTATTCCAGGTATTGACCGCACTGAAGCAGCATGACATCGAGCGCTCGTGGATTGCAACTCGTTCAAATTTGCAGCTCGAATTAGAGCGAAGATTAAATTTGTTTGCTTTGAGTTTGAAACAATTTGAGAAAGTCGACCAAACACGATTCCTGGAAGCTTTGTGGAAGAAAAAGGATCAAACAGAGGACCGTTTGACGAACTTCTGTCGTGAGATTTTATCGCGAATTACTTCTACAATAAGAGACGTGAAGGATAGATTTGTAGGAATCCCTTTGCAATTGAAAATGATAGCTTTGGTTTTTGCACAATTATGTGAAGAGTATTGCAATTCAGCCAGCAAAATGACGGATGAAGTATTAAAGAGCAAATTAAAAGAAAACTATAATTTGATTGATTTATATAAAGAGTTCTTCCGAATCAAATTCGTAGTTGTACTCAATGAAGAGAAAGAAGGCGTTAAGTCGGCTTCGGTCACCATGAAGCAACAACTTGACACATTACTTGAAAATGCAACACGTAACCATCGAATTCTAGCAGCTGTTGCGCTGCTCGACAAACGGTTCTGTAAATTGTTTCTCTCAACGCAGGAGCTCTCAGAAGCCGAAAACCTATTGCAAAACATTTCACAGGAAAAGACCGGCATTGTGTATCGCGTCCAAGATGGCCAACCAGTTTTTGTCCATCAAACGTTTGCCGAATACTTTATTGTTGACTACTTTTGGGAAAAACTCACCGCGAAGGGGCACCGAAAAAGTGAACTGTTTATGTTGACTGTCATCCTTTGTGAGTTCATAAAATACAATAAACTAGAAATTTTGCGGTTCTTTCAACAGAGAGCTACCAAGGAGCTGTCCAGGGTAAAGTCGCCTGAAGGAATAAGCTCTGCGATACCGCGTATGTGTGAAATCATTCTCACGTTGCACACTTGGAAAGCTCCCATGGTGTTGTTGGAAATAGTTGATTCTTATATTTCTTTGATGAACAATATAAACACTGATCCAGCTCCAGTTTTCCCTTGGTTAATGGTTGACCCAACGGAttatctttttttgttttgcgtaAGAAATGGACTCACAAATTTAATCAAGTGCTTGGATAAAACATTCGATTCCTGGAATGTCAATGCCTTGGGCCGCATCTTTTACGAGGAACCCCTAGCGTGGACGTTTGATAAACCGTTAGGCGGTAAAATTGCTGTATTACATGTGGCAGCGGATGCTGGTTATCTCGAAATGGTGGAGCACTTTGTTGCTGCCGGGGCAGATATCGATGTCAAGTGCTGTAGAGAAAGAACTCCGCTAATGTACGCATCAAGAAGTGGTCGTTTGGAGATTGTGGAATATCTGCTAAAGAAATCTACTTATATCGTGAGAACCTGTGATTCAGAAAAACTAACAGCATTGCATTATGCTGCAGTGGCAGGTCACACTCAAATCGTACAAAAGCTACTGGAAGCAGCAAAAACAGAGCAGGATAAACCCACGTGTAAAATGTCTGATGCTCCGAGCTGCACGACGATAGAGAGAAGGATTATTGATGCTGAGAATGAGTATAAAAACACAGCTTTGCACATGGCTGCATATAACGGTCGTATTGAAGTAATGGAAGAGCTGTTGACAGCTGATTTGCTTATAAATGCTGTTAATAGCCACGGAAAAACTCCACTCATCCTTTCGCTGGAAGCAAGCCATTTTAATGCTGCGGAATATTTACTAACAAAAGGTGCTGACGTTGCCATTGCGGATCGTGAGGGAATGACTGCGTTGCATTATGCTGCAGCGAAGGGCAACgtcaatttaattgaaaaattgattacAGCAAAAACACCAGTAGATGGTACGGACCGGAGGCGTCCAACTCCGTTAATGCTTTCTTCGAAAGAAGGCCATCGTCAAGCAGTAGACTATCTTCTAGGAAAAAATGCAGACGTTAATGCAAAGGCCTTACGCCAACAAACAGCCTTACACTGGGCTGCAAGAAACGGTCACTTTGAAGTGGTCAAAATCCTGTTAAACGCAGGGGTGCAAGACAAAACGGGATTGGTTCTATTATCGAAATTTTATGACGTTGCAAGTCTTCTCACAGAAAACCAAGTTAATGTTGATGTTATTGCTGTCGTTAATTTTGCTCCTTTGATGAAACGAACGGCATTACATATGGCTGCATACAGAGGTTGCGTTGAGAGCATTAGGAACTTGGTGACTGCAGGGGCGAACATTGACGCTGTTGATGAGAACGGAAAAACTGCCCTAATAATATTGTTGGAAAACGGTTTCATTCAGGCCGCAAACCATTTGTTGACGAGAAATTTGGACGTTAATATTGCGGATTCACAAAAGCAGACACCACTGCATTTTGCAACGATTAAAGGTCTCTTTGAAATCGTTAAGGTTCTGGTGGAGGAAAAAGATGCGCAAATCGACGCTGCCGATAAATACGGTCGAACGGCTTTAATGTTAGCGTTGGACCAAGACAAGCATGCTGTTGCAGATTATTTACTGATGAAAAATGCAGATGTCAATTCTACAAATGCAGCTAACGAGACTGCATTATATATTGTTGCAAGAAAACACAGGCTGGACAAAATTGACAAACTGTTGGCAAAAGGAGCGTCAACTTCAATTGATGTTATTACTAAATACGGAGAAACTGTGGTAACGTGCATATTGGCATATTTCGGTCAACTACCAAATACACTGCTAAGTAAAATCACGGATAATGTGAATTCATCAAAACAGATTGTATTACATTTTGCCGCACAGAAGGGTTGCACTGACGTCATTGAAAAAGTGTTTGCTCAGGCTTCAGTTGGAGCGTTAATTGATGCTACTAACGGAAGTGGCCAAACTGCGCTCATGCTCTCGTTGGAAGCAGGCCATATTGGTACTGCAGAATATTTGCTAACGAAAAATCCAAGAATCGATATACGCTGTCATTACGGAAGGACAGCCCTGCACTACGCTGCGGCAAGAGGCTCTATTGAAATGGTTGAAAAACTGTTAAACACGGGAGTGCAAATCGATACTACAAGCACGACTGGTGAAACCGCGTTAATGCTTTCATTGGCTTCAAACCATTTGCCACTTGCAGATTATTTGCTGAGTCGTAATGCAAGATTAGATCTCGTGAATTCTAACGGAATGACAGTGTTACATTATGCGGCAAAAAGTGGACATATGACAATAGTTGTAAAATTGGTAGACGCAGAACTAGACATTAACGCTACCACCGGCGGAGGCTATACTCCGTTAATGCTTTCATTGGCCTCAAACCATTTAGATGTTGCAAACTATTTGCTGATGCATAATGCAAGACCTGATTTCGTTAGTTCTGACGGAGTAACAGCGTTACATTTTGTGGCGAAATGTGGAGATATGACAATAATCGAAAAATTGGTTGATGTTAAAGCAGACGTTAACGCTACCACTAGCGAAGGCTATACTCCGTTAATGTTTGCATTGCAAGGTGGCCACTTGGAAGCCGCAAACTATCTCCTGAACAATACCAGCAACATCCAAGCTGCATGTCCACGAGGGCTGAATGCATTTCACCTGGCTGCAGAAAAAGGTTTCTTTGCAATAGCTGAAGGGTTAGTCAATGCGGGAATAAAAATTGATAGTATTTCTAACTGGGCTGAAACTCCGTTACTAGTGGCATTAAAAAATAACTGTTTTGATGTCGCAGAATTCCTTCTGACGAAGGCTGACAATGTCGATTATTTAAATTCTTCGATAGAATTCTCAGGAGAAGAAGTTTCGAGAATATGCCCGCCTAAAATTCTTAAAATGTTAACGGAAAAAGGTGTAAAGCTTGATGTTATTTATAAAAACTTCACAGAATGTTTAGTACGTCTTTTGGAAAATGGTCAGCATGAAGATCTAGATAGTATCTTGGTAGCAGCAAGTCATACACATCCCATCATCAAAGAAACTGAAAGCTCTTCCTCGAGCCA cttgCCTCTGCATATAGCTGCAGAAAACGGTCACATTGAAGTAATGAAAGTGCTTTTGGCTGCTTACCTACAAATTGATGCTGATACTCGCTCCGGAAAAACTGCACTTATGCTTGCGTTGCAAAGAGGTCATTTGAAAGCTGCAGAATGTTTGCTAGAAAATGGTGCTGACGTTGATGCTTTGGATTCTAACAGAAAGGTAGCCCTTCATTATGCTGCAGAAAAAGGCTATTCCGAAATAATGGATAGGTTGATCACAACAGCAACCTCAGTCGATGCTTTCAGTCGGCACCGTGAAACTGCGTTAattctttcttcgaaagctggACATGTTCAAACTGTAGAATTTTTGCTgggaaaaaatgcaaaagttAATCGAATGGGTTCGAACAGAAAAACGGCTTTACATTATGCCGCAGAAAAAGGTCACCTTAAAATCGTGCAAAAACTTTTGACCAAAGAGGTGGCGGACAAGACTGCATTGGTCCTATTGTCGAGGTATTTCGATGTTGCAAACTTACTGAGAGAACACCAAGTAGACGTTAATGTTAGGTCTTCAGAAAACCAAACGGCATTACACTATGCTGCCAGCAGGGGTCACGTTGACAGCATTAGGAACTTGGTGGCAGCGGGGGCGAATATTAACACTACTGATGAGGATGGACAAACTGCGTTAATGATCTTATTGGACAAAGGTTTTCTTGATGCTGCAAACTATTTGATGATGGAAAATGTGGATGTTAAGGTTGCCGATTCACATGGGCAAACCCCATTACATTTCGCAGCGAAAAAAGGTCTCTTTGAAATCTTTGAGACGTTGGTGGATAAAGGAGCGGAAATCGACGCTGCAGATAAAAACGGCAAAACGGCTTTAATGTTATCGTTGGACAGAGGTTTTTTTGATGCTGCGGACGTTTTACTGGAAAATGGAGCAAGTGTCAGCGCTGTAGATTCAGATAAATGTACTGCATTACATATTGCCGCCAGGAAAGGATTCGTCAACAGTATtgaaaaactgttaaaaaaagAAGCACCAATTGACGCTGTGACTGATTATGGGAAAACTGCGCTCATGCTTTCTATAGAAAGGGGTATCCGTAAGGCAGTACACGTCTTACTGGATGCAAATGCCGATGTTAATATTGAGGACTCATTGAAAAAGACTGCACTACATTATGCCGCCGACGAAGGTTTCCATGACTGCATTGTAAGGATGGTGGAAGCTGGTGCATTAGTTGATGCTGCTACCACGAACGGTGAAGCTGCCCGGTTGCTCTGGTCGCTAAAGGACCATTTTAATATTGCTGAAtatttactagaaaaaaatgcaggaattGATGCAAAGAATTCTGACGGACGGACAGCCCTACATTATGCTGCGGAAAACGGCTGCGTTAcaataattgaaaaattattaaaagCGGAAGCGCAAATCAATGCTAcaactacgaaaaatcaaaccGCGTTAATGCTTGCATTGGCTTCAAACCATTTAGATGTTGCAGATACTCTGCTGAAGCATGATGCAAGACTAGATTTCGTGGCATCTAACGGAATGACAATGTTACATTATGCGGCAAAAAGTGGACATATGTCGACAATTAAGAAATTGGTGGATGCAGGAGCAGACGTTTACGCTACCACCAGCGAAGGTTACACTCCGTTAATGCTTTCATTAGATGCAAACCATTTGGATGTTGCACACTGTCTGCTAATGCATGATGTAAGACTAGATTTCGTGAGTTCTGATAAAATGACAATGTTACATTATGCAGCAGAAAGTGGACATATGCCAACAATCAAGAAATTGGTAGACGCAGGAGCAGACTTTAACGCTACCGCTGGAACAGGCGATACTCCGTTAATGCTGTCATTACAAAGCAGGCAATTGGAAGCCGCAAAGTATTTTGTAGATAAAACTACCAACATCCAAGCTGTGAATCCACGCGGATTAAATGCATTACATTTTGCTGCAGAACAGGGTTATTTACCTATAGTTAAGAAGCTGGTGAATCGAGGGATGAAAGTTAACAATATTTCTAAAGTGTGCGGAACTCCGTTTCATTTGGCATTGAAGCGTAACTTCTTCGATGTCGCGGAGTATCTATTAATGCAAACTGAGAATGCTGATTATTTGAATTCTGTGGTAGGGTGCTTTGAAGTTACGGAAAAATGTCCCCCCAAAATTCTGCAACAGTTAGTAGAAAAAGGTGTAATAATCGATGTCATTTACAAAAACTGTACGGACTATTTAGTACAACTATTGCAAAATGGTCAGCATGCGGATGTAGATAGTATCTTAAATGCAGCAGCgttgaaagcgttacattcaTATCTCGTCAAAACGACTAGAGGGTCTTCCTAG